In Acinetobacter sp. TGL-Y2, a genomic segment contains:
- a CDS encoding bifunctional metallophosphatase/5'-nucleotidase: protein MKIHIPKHLLALLSIGLFVSGCGEDDSVAAVQPTPQSKALELNILHINDHHSHLDEENIKFKADVGAGLEEFTVKSGGFARVAALINQLTLEKKNVLKIHAGDAVTGDLYYNLTDGKADAEAMNTVCFDTFTPGNHEFDSKDAGLKTFIDFLDQGSCPEKTKILAANIEFGSSSPLYQTKRIKKSQVFEKEGVKFAIIGLTVAKKTKNSSQPNADTIFTDEIETAQKEIDRYEAQGINNIILQTHVGYDLDQQLAKSLTGVDVIVGGDSHTLLGPESLKKYAMTPEGAYPTQLKNKQGQLVCIAQAWQYSYIVGDLNVKFDRNGNVESCSGTPHILIGHDFNRSGKDAKAVTDPEKQIIFNQFNTDQVPFKMVTPLQKTLDILKSYQEQKKSFAQTIIGRATDNLCSRRVPGIQRDVNRSTLGDACNKNTHVDQHGGDIQQIVAEAFLQQGKTFFAADISFQNGGGVREDVALGDVNVGKIYNVLPFKNTLLRLDMTGTEIKATLEDAIDGVIAQNNTGSYPYTSGLRWKVDFTKDKGQRVTDIELRNTLGLYSALDLNKSYKVITIDFLANGGDYYTTLKTIQGERRINVGLDYAEAFLLYIQSLDGPLGEKKTGKLESAHYSTQLFIDKIK, encoded by the coding sequence ATTGTTTGTTTCAGGATGCGGCGAGGATGATTCAGTGGCGGCAGTTCAACCGACACCACAGAGCAAAGCCTTAGAATTGAATATTTTGCACATCAATGATCATCATTCACATTTAGATGAAGAAAATATCAAATTTAAAGCCGACGTCGGGGCGGGTTTAGAAGAATTTACTGTCAAAAGTGGTGGTTTTGCACGGGTTGCCGCATTGATCAACCAACTAACTTTAGAGAAGAAAAATGTCTTAAAAATTCATGCGGGTGATGCGGTAACAGGAGATCTTTATTATAACCTGACCGACGGCAAAGCAGATGCTGAGGCAATGAACACGGTATGTTTTGATACTTTTACCCCGGGTAATCATGAATTTGATTCAAAAGATGCTGGATTAAAGACATTTATCGATTTTCTTGACCAAGGGAGCTGCCCAGAAAAAACTAAAATTTTAGCTGCCAATATCGAATTTGGTAGTTCATCCCCTCTATATCAAACCAAACGGATTAAAAAATCACAAGTTTTTGAAAAAGAAGGGGTCAAGTTTGCCATTATTGGACTGACTGTCGCCAAGAAAACCAAAAATTCATCCCAACCGAATGCCGATACTATATTCACAGATGAAATTGAAACGGCTCAAAAAGAAATTGATCGCTATGAAGCGCAAGGAATTAATAACATTATTTTGCAGACGCATGTGGGCTATGATCTTGATCAGCAGTTAGCAAAATCCTTAACTGGTGTCGATGTGATTGTTGGTGGGGATTCACATACATTATTAGGGCCAGAGAGCTTAAAAAAATATGCGATGACGCCTGAAGGAGCTTATCCAACTCAACTTAAAAATAAACAGGGTCAGTTGGTTTGTATCGCTCAAGCATGGCAATACAGTTATATCGTCGGTGATTTAAATGTAAAATTTGATCGGAATGGTAATGTTGAAAGTTGCAGTGGCACACCACACATCTTAATTGGTCATGATTTTAACCGCAGTGGCAAAGATGCAAAAGCAGTCACTGATCCTGAAAAGCAGATCATATTCAACCAATTTAATACCGATCAAGTTCCATTTAAGATGGTCACACCCTTACAAAAAACATTAGATATACTCAAATCTTATCAAGAGCAGAAAAAAAGCTTTGCCCAAACCATAATTGGACGAGCTACCGATAATCTATGTTCACGCCGTGTACCTGGAATACAGCGTGATGTAAACCGCTCAACCCTAGGTGATGCTTGTAATAAAAACACGCATGTTGATCAGCATGGCGGTGATATTCAACAAATTGTTGCTGAAGCCTTTTTACAACAAGGTAAAACCTTTTTTGCTGCAGATATTTCATTCCAGAATGGCGGTGGGGTTCGTGAAGACGTTGCTTTGGGAGATGTAAATGTTGGAAAAATTTATAATGTTCTCCCTTTTAAAAATACATTATTGCGTTTAGATATGACAGGTACAGAAATTAAAGCGACGCTAGAGGATGCAATAGATGGAGTGATCGCTCAAAATAATACGGGAAGTTATCCTTATACAAGCGGTTTGCGCTGGAAAGTCGATTTCACAAAAGACAAAGGGCAACGCGTAACTGATATAGAACTACGTAATACATTAGGTCTGTACTCAGCTTTAGATCTTAATAAGAGCTATAAAGTGATTACAATTGATTTTTTAGCCAATGGTGGCGACTACTATACGACTTTGAAGACGATTCAAGGTGAACGACGTATCAACGTTGGATTGGACTATGCGGAAGCTTTTTTACTCTACATCCAATCACTGGATGGTCCTCTAGGCGAAAAGAAAACAGGTAAATTAGAGAGTGCTCATTACAGTACTCAGCTCTTTATAGACAAAATTAAATAA